One region of Triticum aestivum cultivar Chinese Spring chromosome 6B, IWGSC CS RefSeq v2.1, whole genome shotgun sequence genomic DNA includes:
- the LOC123138507 gene encoding DNA (cytosine-5)-methyltransferase DRM2, whose protein sequence is MAGLTSDSDDSDKFEWESDGEAAPSSAPALRNLDAPGPSTLERQSSNGWANGEATSTSLVEEYVTMGFPKEMVVKGIKEIGHDDANALLELLLTYKVLGDEGALGNCSTSGCACPNVQDDDDDDLDFDNWDNDNDTGGREHNSDSSGDEDFLQEMSAKDEKINLLVGMGFSEDEANMAMTTCGVDADLCVLVDSISASRVAGDCHSRNLFDDQVMDRCFDSFGEREKARLMEERKKKRKRYGGGAHGNRSSLDGSDDEPMLLPNPMVGFNLPGYRRPSVMRMLPQQAIGPPFFYYENVARTPRGVWETISRFLYDIEPEFVDSMHLSAAARKRGYIHNLPIENRSPLLPLPPKTIFEAFPHYKKWWPSWDPRRQLNCLQTTVASAKTTERIQSLLARSGNSPPPSVQKYVIDECRKWNLVWVGKNKVAPLEPNEVEYLLGFPRDHTRGVGKTERYKSLGNSFHVDTVAYHLSVLRDMFPNGVSVLSLFTGIGGGEVALHRLGIHMRAVVSVEIGEANRRILRGWWDQTQTGTLIEIADVKSLTPDIIASYVGRFGGFDLVIGGSPCNNLAGSNRHHRDGLEGEQSSLFYHYFRILDVVKSAMARM, encoded by the exons ATGGCG GGCTTGACCAGCGACAGCGATGATAGTGATAAGTTTGAGTGGGAAAGTGATGGTGAGGCTGCGCCTTCATCAGCTCCGGCCTTGAGGAACTTGGATGCTCCTGGCCCATCCACGCTGGAACGTCAG AGTTCTAACGGGTGGGCCAAcggggaagcaacgtctacttctttagtcGAGGAATATGTGACGATGGGTTTCCCAAAAGAGATGGTTGTGAAGGGCATTAAGGAGATTG GGCACGATGATGCAAATGCGTTGCTAGAGCTACTTCTCACATATAAG GTACTAGGTGATGAAGGTGCATTGGGTAATTGCTCTACTTCTGGCTGCGCCTGCCCAAATgttcaagatgatgatgatgatgatcttgatttCGACAACTGGGATAACGACAATGATACTGGTGGTAGAGAGCACAACTCTGATAGTTCTGGTGATGAG GATTTTCTACAGGAGATGTCAGCGAAGGACGAGAAGATCAACTTATTAGTAGGCATGGGCTTTTCTGAAGATGAAGCCAATATGGCTATGACAACATGTG GTGTGGATGCTGATCTCTGTGTATTAGTTGATTCGATTAGTGCATCACGGGTTGCAGGAGATTGCCATTCCAGAAACTTATTTGACGATCAG GTTATGGATAGATGCTTTGATTCCtttggagagagagagaaagcaagATTGATGGAAGAGCGCAAGAAAAAGAGGAAGCGATATGGAGGTGGAGCACATGGCAATCGATCTTCCTTGGATGGTAGCGATGATGAACCAATGCTTCTCCCAAATCCAATGGTTGGATTTAACCTGCCCGGTTATAGGCGGCCATCAGTGATGAGAATGCTTCCTCAACAAGCTATTGGACCACCTTTTTTCTACTATGAAAATGTGGCCCGAACTCCAAGAGGTGTATGGGAGACCATTTCAAGATTTCTGTATGACATTGAACCAGAGTTTGTGGATTCTATGCATTTGTCTGCAGCTGCAAGGAAAAGAGGCTACATCCATAATTTGCCAATTGAGAACAGAtcacctcttcttcctctgcctccaaAGACCATATTTGAGGCATTTCCTCATTATAAGAAGtggtggccttcttgggacccgaGAAGACAACTCAATTGCTTGCAAACAACTGTGGCAAGTGCAAAGACGACCGAGCGGATCCAGAGTCTTCTTGCAAGGTCAGGCAATTCACCACCTCCAAGTGTTCAGAAATATGTCATTGATGAGTGCAGAAAATGGAATCTTGTCTGGGTTGGAAAAAACAAGGTTGCTCCGTTGGAGCCTAATGAGGTGGAATATCTACTTGGTTTCCCAAGGGACCACACAAGAGGGGTCGGCAAGACAGAGAGATATAAATCTCTTGGCAACTCATTCCATGTTGATACTGTTGCTTACCATTTGTCGGTGCTGAGGGACATGTTTCCTAATGGTGTTAGTGTGCTGTCCTTATTCACCGGTATTGGAGGAGGAGAGGTAGCTTTGCACAGGCTTGGGATCCACATGAGGGCAGTGGTTTCTGTTGAGATAGGTGAAGCTAATAGGAGGATTTTGAGGGGTTGGTGGGATCAGACCCAGACAGGCACGCTGATTGAGATTGCTGACGTGAAATCTCTCACCCCTGATATAATTGCATCATACGTTGGTAGATTTGGCGGCTTCGACTTGGTGATTGGGGGCAGCCCATGTAACAATCTTGCCGGGAGCAACCGACACCACCGTGATGGCTTGGAGGG